The following nucleotide sequence is from Streptomyces sp. NBC_00239.
CTCCGCTGGGCCCTGCGCACCGGCGCCGACGTCATCGCCCTCTCCTTCGTCCGCAGCGGCCGCGACATCGAAGCAGTCCACCGCATCATGGACGAAGAAGGCCGCCGCCTCCCCGTCATCGCAAAGATCGAAAAGCCCCAGGCCGTCGAGAACATCGACGACATCGTCGCCGCCTTCGACGGCATCATGGTCGCCCGCGGCGACCTCGGCGTCGAAATGCCCCTCGAACAAGTCCCCATCGTCCAAAAGCGCGCCGTCAAACTCGCCAAGCGCAACGCCAAACCCGTCATCGTCGCCACCCAAATGCTCGACTCGATGATCGACAACTCCCGACCCACCCGCGCCGAAGCATCCGACGTCGCCAACGCCGTCATCGACGGCACCGACGCCGTCATGCTCTCCGGCGAAACCAGCGTCGGAAAATTCCCCGTCGAAACCGTCCGCACCATGTCCCGCATCGTCGAAGCCGCCGAAGAAGACATCCTCGCCAAAGGCCTCCCCGCCCTCACCGACCGCAACAAACCCCGCACCCAAGCCGGCGCCGTCGCCCGCGCCGCCGCCGAAATGGGCGACTTCCTCGGCGCCAAATACCTCGTCGCCTTCACCCAGAGCGGCGACACCGTCCGCCGCCTCTCCCGCTACCGCAGCCCCATCCCCCTCCTCGCCTTCACCCCCGACCCAGCCACCCGCTCCCAGCTCAACCTCACCTGGGGCGTCGAAACCTTCCTCGGCCCCCACGTCGACTCCACCGACGCGATGGTCGCCCAAGTCGACGAAGAACTCCTCCGCATCGGCCGCTGCGCACCCGGCGACACCGTCGTCATCACCGCCGGCTCACCGCCCGGAGTCTCCGGCTCCACCAACCTGGTCCGCGTCCACCACATCGGCGACGCAGTCCGCTGACCCCCGCCCGCGCTGACACCCCGCGCACCGGAACGGGTCACTCCGCGGCGGCACCGCCCACACGGCGCGTGACCGCCGCGGACGATCTTCCCGCGCCACGACCGGGCCGCCGCAAGATCTCCGGCGGAACCGGATCGTTATCCTCAAGTTTTGCTCAACTCTGATGACGCTGCACCGACCGGCTCTCTAGGTTCCTTGCAGCCGAGGAAGAACGTGCACTTCCTTCCGCGCAAGAACCGAAGGAAGTCCCCCGTATGAGCATCTCCTCCCGAGCCGGCCTCTCCGCGGCCGTCCTCGCCCTCACCCTCACCGCCAGCGCCTGCGGCGGCAGCAGCGAGGAGCAGGAGAAGATCTCCATCGGGATCAAGTTCGACCAGCCCGGCCTCGGCTTCAAGGACCACGACGGCACCTTCAGCGGCTTCGACGTCGACGTCGCGACCTACGTCGCCAAGCAGCTCGGCTACGAGGCAGACCAGATCGAGTTCAAGCAGGTCACCAGCCTCGACCGCGAACTGCTGCTCCAGTACGGCGAGGTCGACTACGTCGTCGCCAGCTACTCGATCACCGACAAGCGCAAGGCGAAGATCGACTTCGCGGGCCCGTACTTCACCGCCCACCAGGACCTGATGGTCCGCGCCTCCGACAAGACCATCAAGGACGCCTCGGACCTCAACTCCAAGCGCCTCTGCTCGGTGACCGGCTCCACCTCGGCCCGCAACGTCAAGGAGAAGCTGGCCCCCAAGGCCAGCATGATGGAACTCGGCAACTACTCCGAGTGCGCCGTCGCCCTCAAGGACACCTTCCTCGACGCGATGACCACGGACAACTCGATCCTCGCCGGGTTCGCCGCGCAGAAGAAGTACCAGGGCCAGTTCCGCCTGATCGGCCTCAGCCTCAGCAACGAGAAGTACGGCATCGGCGTCAAGAAGGGCAAGGCGGAGCTCCGCACGAAGATCAACGCGGCCCTGAAGAAGATGGTCCAGGACGGCTCCTGGGCCGAGTACGTGAAGACGAACTTCGGCCCCGCCAACTACAAGTCCGACCCGGCCCCGGCCATCACGGAGGGCTGAGCCGCCGGCTCAGTACTTCGGCCCCACATGGGCGTCCATCAACGCGATGGACGCCTTTCGGGCTATGGACACGTTGAACGGGTCGCTGCCGCGAGCAAGGATCGTCCACTCGACCCCCACCTTCGTCAGCGTGTCCGTGCAGAGCTTCCGGATGTCGTCGGACTTGTTGGTGAAGAAGTACCGCGGGTACTCGTAGCGCTTTCGCTCGCCGCCGACGAGGCGCGTGGTCCAGTTGGTGATCCGGCAGCCGTCCGAGTGGATGAGCCCCCGGATGAACTCCCACGGGTAGGCGTCGACTATCTCTTGCTGCCACGGTTCGAGCGCGATGCGCCGCTCGTGCTTCCTGCCCGGGCCGTGCTGGGGAAAGATGCATTCGAGGTGCTGGGAGTACACCTTCACGTTGTGGCACCCGGTGCTGCGTACCCGGCACGTGCTGTGGAGCGGGAGGACGCGCCGCATGGCCGCCTCGCAAGCGTCCATCAGGCCCGGCCATTTGTTATCGCAGGTGATCATGAGGCTGGGTGCCCGGTGGGCCGAGTACCAACTGATGTGACCGTCGCCCAGGTAGAGGCCCAGGAGGTATGAGTAGGCCTCATGGTCAAGAGGCACCTCGTGGCACCTCGGGCAGTCCGGCCGGGCTTGGCGTCCAGGGCACTCGCCACGCTTCGCGCGGTCCATGTGCTTCCAGTAGCCGATTGTTCCGAGGGGCACGTTCAGTCGCCGTGCGACGTCGCTGTTCCGGACGCCGTCCCGGAGCAACGACAGGGCCGTCTGGCGCACCGTGAGGGTGTGATACGTCATGTCGCCACTCTGTGTGATGCAAAGTGGCGGCGTGTAGCAAAAAGCGAACGTTCACGCGAAGGTGAACGTCCGCTTTTCGGACATGTGCCGGGTATGGGATTCGAACCCACACGTCCTTGCGGACAGAGGTGTTTGAGACCTCCGCGTCAACCAGTTGCGCCAACCCGGCAGGCTTGCACGTCGGAGTGTACCGGGTGACTCGGCGACGTTGCAGCTAGGTAGGCTCATTCCAGCAGCACACAGCCCCGCCTCAAGGAGTCTCCCGTGACCGCCGCCGAGTCCGAGTCGTCGCCCACGCCCGTAGACGCCGACCAGTCGCACGTCCCGCCGCTGACGACCCGTGTCGTCATCGCCGAGGACGAGGCGCTCATCCGTCTCGACCTCAAGGAGATGCTGGAGGAGGAGGGCTACGCCGTCGTCGGCGAGGCCGGGGACGGGCAGACGGCCGTCGAGCTGGCGCGGGAGCACCGGCCGGACCTGGTGATCCTGGACGTGAAGATGCCCGTCCTGGACGGGATCTCCGCGGCCGAGAAGATCGCGGAGGAGTCCATCGCGCCGGTCCTGATGCTGACCGCGTTCTCGCAGCGCGACCTGGTCGAGCGGGCCCGTGACGCGGGTGCGATGGCGTACCTGGTGAAGCCGTTCAGCAAGAGCGACGTGGTGCCGGCCATCGAGATGGCGGTGTCGCGGTTCGCGGAGCTGAAGGCGCTGGAGAAGGAGGTCGCGGACCTCTCGCTGCGGCTGGAGACGCGCAAGCTGGTGGACCGGGCGAAGAGCGTGCTGCAGACGCAGTACGGGCTGTCCGAGCCGGCCGCGTTCCGGTGGATCCAGAAGACGTCGATGGACCGGCGGATGTCGATGCAGCAGGTGGCCGAGGCGGTCATCGAGGACGCCGAGGAGAAGAAGAACGCGGCCAAGGGCCAGTAGGGCCCGCGGGAGGGCCGTGGCCGGCCCGTACGTACGACTGAGGCCCGCCCCCGGAACATCCGGGGGCGGGCCTCAGTCGTTTGTGCGTACGGCGGGGGTCAGTCCTCGCCGAGGTAGGCCTTGCGGACGTCCTCGTTGTGGAGGAGTTCCTGGCCGGTGCCCGACAGGACGATCTTGCCGATCTCCATGACGTGCGCCTGGTCGGCCAGCGAGAGCGCCGCCTGGGCGTTCTGCTCGACGAGCAGGATGGTGGTGCCGGTGGCCTTGAGCTCGGCGATCGTCGCCATGATCTTCTGCATCATGAGCGGCGAGAGGCCCATGGAGGGCTCGTCCAGCATGAGCAGCTTGGGCTGGGACATGAGCGCGCGGCCCATGGCGAGCATCTGCTGTTCGCCGCCGGAGAGGGTGCCGGCGGCCTGCTTGCGGCGTTCGCCCAGGATGGGGAACATCTCGTAGGCGCGCTGGATGTCCTTCTCGATGCCCTCCTTGTCGCTGCGCAGGAACGCACCGAGCTGGAGGTTTTCGGCGATCGTCAGCCGGGGGAAGATGTGGCGTCCCTCGGGGGAGTGGGCGAGGCCCAGGGAGACGATCTTGTGTGCGGGGACGGTGCTGAGCGGCTGGCCGTCGAAGGTGATGGTGCCGCCGCGGGGCTTGATGAGGCCGGAGAGGGTGCGCAGGGTGGTGGTCTTGCCGGCGCCGTTGGTGCCGACGAGGCAGACGATTTCGCCCTGGTTGACCTCGAAGGAGATTCCCTTGACGGCTTCGATCTTGCCGTAGGCGACTTTGAGGTCTTCGACCTTGAGCAGTGCGGTCACTTGGCCTCTCCTTCCGGTTCCGTGCGGGTGGTGCTGTCCTCGGCGGGTTCGGTTGCCGCGGGGGCGTCCGTGTCCGCTTCGGTGTCGGTCGGGTCGGCCTCGGGCTCGGCTGCTGCCTCCGCCTCGGGCTCGGCTTCTGCTTCGGCCTCGGCTTCTGCCTCAGCCTCGGCCTCGGCTTCTGCCTCCGCCTCCGCCTCCGCCTCGGGCTCGGCTTCTGCTTCGGCCGCTTCGGCGGCGTGGGCTTCGGCGGCTTCGACTTCGGCGACTTCGGCGGCTCCGGGGTCGCCCTCGAAGGGGGTTCCCAGGTAGGCGGCGATGACGCGCTCGTCGCCCTGGACTTCGGCTGCGGTGCCTTCGATGAGCTTTTCGCCCTGGACGAGGCAGGCGACGCGGTCGCAGAGGTTGAAGATGAAGCGCATGTCGTGCTCGATGACGAGGACGGCGACGCCGAGGTCCCGGATGGCGAAGATGAGTTCTTCGGCCGCGCGGGTTTCCTGGGGGTTCATGCCGGCGGTGGGCTCGTCGAGGAGGATGAGGCCGGGGTCGCTGGCGAGGGCCCGGGCGATTTCGAGCTTGCGCTGTTCGCCGTAGGGGAGGTTCTTCGCCAGGTGGTGGGCCTTGTTCTCCAGGCCGATGAAGGCGAGGAGTTCCATGGCTCGGGCCTCGGAGGCGGCTTCGGCCTTCTTGAAGCCGGGGCCGCGCAGGAGGGCGGACCAGAGGCCTTCCTTGGTGCGGGTGTGGCGTCCGACGAGGACGTTCTCCATGACGGTCATGTTGGAGAACAGTCGGATGTTCTGGAAGGTGCGGGCGATGCCTGCCTGGGTGACGAGGTGGGGCTTGGGCGGCAGGACGGTGCCCTTGTAGCTGACGGTGCCCTCGGTGGGGACGTACAGGCCGGTGAGGCAGTTGAAGAAGGTGGTCTTGCCGGCGCCGTTGGGGCCGATGAGGCCGACGATCTCGCCTGCGTTGACGGTGAGGTCCACGGAGCGGACGGCGGTGAGGCCGCCGAAGCGCATGGTGACGCCGCTTGCTTCGAGGACGGGCGAGGTGCTGGTGGTGGTGGTCATGTTCACGCCCCCGCCTTGGCGGTGGCCAGGTCCGTGGGGGCCTGGTCAGCGGTGTCGTCGTGGAACTCGAGCTTGGCCCGCTTGTTGGCGATGAGGCCTTCGGGGCGGAAGCGCATGAGCAGGATGAGGGCGATGCCGAAGCCGAGGAGCTGGTAGTCCTGGAGGAACTGCAGCTTGGCCGGGATCAGGAAGAGCAGTGCGGCGCCGAGGATGGGGCCGCGGATGGTGCCCATGCCGCCGAGGATGACGGCGGCGAGGAGGAACGCGGAGTTCGGGGGCACGGGGCCGGCGAAGACGTAGTTCTCGGGGACGACCGTGGTGTTGACGTGGGCCTGGACGGTGCCGGCGAGGCCCGCGAGGGTGGCGCCGAGGGCGAAGGCGATCAGCTTGACGCGGAAGCCGTTGATGCCCATGGCGGTGGCGGCGGTCTCGTCTTCGCGGATGGCGACCCAGGCGCGGCCGATGCGGCTGTTCTGGGCGCGGGCGAAGATGACGATGACGAGGGCCATCACGAGGAGCATGAGCAGGTAGTAGTTGGCGTAGGCGCCGAGTTCTACGCCCATGACGGTGTGGGCTTCGCCGAAGTTCCACCCGAAGAGTTCGAGGTGGGGGACGTTCGGGATGCCGTTGGGGCCGTTGGTGATGTCCGGGCCGGAGACGCCGTCGAGGTTGCCCATGGCGATGCGGAAGATTTCTCCGAAGCCGAGGGTGACGATGGCGAGGTAGTCGCCGCGCAGTCGCAGGGTGGGGGCGCCGATGACGACGCCGAAGATCAGCG
It contains:
- a CDS encoding ABC transporter ATP-binding protein; this encodes MTTTTSTSPVLEASGVTMRFGGLTAVRSVDLTVNAGEIVGLIGPNGAGKTTFFNCLTGLYVPTEGTVSYKGTVLPPKPHLVTQAGIARTFQNIRLFSNMTVMENVLVGRHTRTKEGLWSALLRGPGFKKAEAASEARAMELLAFIGLENKAHHLAKNLPYGEQRKLEIARALASDPGLILLDEPTAGMNPQETRAAEELIFAIRDLGVAVLVIEHDMRFIFNLCDRVACLVQGEKLIEGTAAEVQGDERVIAAYLGTPFEGDPGAAEVAEVEAAEAHAAEAAEAEAEPEAEAEAEAEAEAEAEAEAEAEAEAEPEAEAAAEPEADPTDTEADTDAPAATEPAEDSTTRTEPEGEAK
- the pyk gene encoding pyruvate kinase, producing the protein MRRAKIVCTLGPATDTYDQIKALVEAGMDIARFNLSHGTYAEHEERYHRVRKASDETGRSVGILADLQGPKIRLGRFTEGPVLLERGDEFTITVEDIEGDRHTCGTTYNGLATDVTTGERILVDDGRVTLQVTAVDGPRVHTRVIEGGMVSDHKGLNLPGVAVSVPALSDKDVEDLRWALRTGADVIALSFVRSGRDIEAVHRIMDEEGRRLPVIAKIEKPQAVENIDDIVAAFDGIMVARGDLGVEMPLEQVPIVQKRAVKLAKRNAKPVIVATQMLDSMIDNSRPTRAEASDVANAVIDGTDAVMLSGETSVGKFPVETVRTMSRIVEAAEEDILAKGLPALTDRNKPRTQAGAVARAAAEMGDFLGAKYLVAFTQSGDTVRRLSRYRSPIPLLAFTPDPATRSQLNLTWGVETFLGPHVDSTDAMVAQVDEELLRIGRCAPGDTVVITAGSPPGVSGSTNLVRVHHIGDAVR
- a CDS encoding ABC transporter ATP-binding protein — encoded protein: MTALLKVEDLKVAYGKIEAVKGISFEVNQGEIVCLVGTNGAGKTTTLRTLSGLIKPRGGTITFDGQPLSTVPAHKIVSLGLAHSPEGRHIFPRLTIAENLQLGAFLRSDKEGIEKDIQRAYEMFPILGERRKQAAGTLSGGEQQMLAMGRALMSQPKLLMLDEPSMGLSPLMMQKIMATIAELKATGTTILLVEQNAQAALSLADQAHVMEIGKIVLSGTGQELLHNEDVRKAYLGED
- a CDS encoding helix-turn-helix domain-containing protein; amino-acid sequence: MTYHTLTVRQTALSLLRDGVRNSDVARRLNVPLGTIGYWKHMDRAKRGECPGRQARPDCPRCHEVPLDHEAYSYLLGLYLGDGHISWYSAHRAPSLMITCDNKWPGLMDACEAAMRRVLPLHSTCRVRSTGCHNVKVYSQHLECIFPQHGPGRKHERRIALEPWQQEIVDAYPWEFIRGLIHSDGCRITNWTTRLVGGERKRYEYPRYFFTNKSDDIRKLCTDTLTKVGVEWTILARGSDPFNVSIARKASIALMDAHVGPKY
- a CDS encoding glutamate ABC transporter substrate-binding protein, which gives rise to MSISSRAGLSAAVLALTLTASACGGSSEEQEKISIGIKFDQPGLGFKDHDGTFSGFDVDVATYVAKQLGYEADQIEFKQVTSLDRELLLQYGEVDYVVASYSITDKRKAKIDFAGPYFTAHQDLMVRASDKTIKDASDLNSKRLCSVTGSTSARNVKEKLAPKASMMELGNYSECAVALKDTFLDAMTTDNSILAGFAAQKKYQGQFRLIGLSLSNEKYGIGVKKGKAELRTKINAALKKMVQDGSWAEYVKTNFGPANYKSDPAPAITEG
- a CDS encoding ANTAR domain-containing response regulator gives rise to the protein MTAAESESSPTPVDADQSHVPPLTTRVVIAEDEALIRLDLKEMLEEEGYAVVGEAGDGQTAVELAREHRPDLVILDVKMPVLDGISAAEKIAEESIAPVLMLTAFSQRDLVERARDAGAMAYLVKPFSKSDVVPAIEMAVSRFAELKALEKEVADLSLRLETRKLVDRAKSVLQTQYGLSEPAAFRWIQKTSMDRRMSMQQVAEAVIEDAEEKKNAAKGQ